The genomic window ccgtgcttcaaaaaaataaccctggttgGACCAACAGCTGGGAGTGCTCAGTTCTTTCGCggtgaactcctttttgcgttggcggttggcgcttaaaaaaaaaataaccctggccaaTCCATACGGACTTATCaatataatgaaaattctgaaatattttacatGACTCATCACAATACATTTTGTATTGACGGCATAATCttccttttttcttatttttattccattacaaaatatggtaactcaaatattttgtttgtttgtaacaattttcttattgtatgaaaaaatggATTTCAACTAAAGTTTAATATggaaataaagttatttttgcactatttaatatacaataaatggttagaaacgaattagtgaaagGTTAGTGgatgtaaaagttaaaaatataagtataaaattcattataaatcggagaaacacgtatattaaatagttgaatttttgaactttaaatgcaaatatctctaAAACCATAAGACAGCgacaactatatatatatacacattctagatctggagaacctcctctatccgcTATTATAAATCACAGCCAAACAAGCTAATAGCTTAACATGCtgttcaaataaaatatgcctattgattatttttgttcGTGGTTAAACGTATGCAACCAACGACATAGTTTGTGCAAACTGAGAaactttttattgtatataaagATATTGACAGTTTAAAccaagtataaatatattcttgATTACAACCTTGTAGATTAATGTGAGTTGTTCGTGAATTATACTTAAACAGCAAATCGAAATTAGACGTCGGACATCGTCACCAATTTTCATTGTGTTGAAAATTgctacaaaattttaaagagtTTATTGCTAGAAAATCGTGTCTAATATTCATAGGCAAgtgtataattttaaaaatatattcaggATTTGAATTTTCTGGATTATAGTGCTCTCTGATGTATATTTCTGTcgaataaaaatcaagttttcgATATTCATAATTTGTGACAATTTTGTGCTCTGAATGAAGATAAGTAGCAGAAAAAACACACTTCTTGCATTGGTGAGCGAATTGTAGGAATTGCAGCCATTTCTTTTAGGATATTCTCCGTTGTGGATTCCTTTCATAAATTTAATGTGTATGAGTACTCGTTAATCGTGgtaatatgaatatgtatatttagatttattgtggttaggtttttttttattaaaaagcccCGTTTATCTACCTATCTACGCGAGAATGAAAACTATAGGttcaatttagaaaataataagagCAAATTTTAGAATTGCATCTCCTGAGATTGGATGttctccagattaagaaaatatatacatatggttACCGTTGTCTATTAAAAGTGCGTGTTTCTTTGATTCATAATGGGTTttacacttaaatttttaacttttccacTTAGACTTCACTAAAtcttttgtacatatttatttccgattaaatagtgcaaaataattttaattcaatatttgaaATTGGTTCAATTCTTTTCATTCACACAATaataaagatataaataaaagGGTTTATTCTAACAAATAACGAACTACCTATCAAAAATCAAGAGTAAAAGCATTGTATGTTCATTTGAGGAAAATAATATCTTTCAAGAAAGAACTAATATttggattaaaaatatatatattttacaattgtaTTAAACTTCTTTCCAAACTCTCTgaatacatacaacaaatatgAGTAATTTAGGACTATGTATCATAGTATTAACATATTAATCCAGCTTTAGAACCTGTACAGTGTACAGATTATATAGTTTAACAAAACTTCCATTAACGCGTTCACTgttaagtataaaaattactaaaataccAAATGTTACAATTGAACAGATTTGTTTAGTCACATTTTCAAACCTAACTCTAATATGAGATTAATGTGTAAAACTAAACACGGTAGTAGgaagtgaaaaataaattcacataaCCACGAATATGATTAAATATTATCCGAGCGTTTTTCTCAACATTAATTATTTAGTATCTAAGGCAAAGTTGCGAAGTTTTGCAATTCAATATGCTTAAGCTTAAACTTCAGAATAGGAATTCGGGAAGAAATGGTTCAAGATCCTGATTTTGCTTCTTTTCTATAAGCTATTCGAGATGtagatattttaatataacaaaatattaatattccgATAAATGCATGGCTTTTGTACACCAAACTGTGTGATTAgctattttaatttgataatcAAGTTTCCACATGATTTGGctggaaaaatttcagtttagttcagtagaaaaaaaactgtataGGTCGCAGAATTGTGACTGACGATGACTGCAAATAGCCAGCAGCATTATTTTCCTAAAATAGCAGATAATCATTATCCACACCAAGAACTGTCAGCTCTGCAgcatttcttaaaattatttgaggtatgCTTTCTGTCGCTAGAGAGAGAAACTGCAACTCGTTatcatttttccgaaaattctTGGGTGAATGAGATTGATTCAAGGTAATAACAGTTCCttcattttttcagtttttttgcgactatttgtataaaaaatatagcaaaaccATTAGCGCAATTAATATTGAACGTGTGGCATTTTCCCCTCAATCCTCACGATGCAAATATCACAATAAATATTGAACGTGTGACAGAGGCCTAAAGGATCCACCACCACAAATacctttacatatatatttctcttatatatatgtttagATATTGaagtgtgtgtatataattatatacacagTAACGTACAAGTTGCCAGGTGTTTTTACAGTTTTAACTACCTGCTTATAAGTCAATAAGTGTTCTATACTAGCCTGTATTCCTCACATAGTGACGTTTTGTAAAATGTATAAGgattttttctcaattattttaaaacatcttaatatatgtacaatagaaataaacaaaaaaatttcatatcttttttagttttatcacCTGTGgcaatacataataataataacttctATACagaataaatttgaaaagtgaaaatcTACGCTCTCGAGCAAACTATTGTCAGTAAAAATGGCTTGTGCAACACTTAAGCGAACACTAGACTGGGAAGCACTAAATCAGCGTCCTACAAAACGTAGACGTTGCAATCCTCTTGGGCAAACCACCGGAAACGGATCATCACCATCGCGCTCATCTGTGGCATCTACTTTATATGACAATGTGCAGAGTCCTAGTGGAAGCCGTATTTCCAAAGAACCACAGCCTAATCCATTCACAGAGaccaatttaacaaaaatatcaccaggtaagtataatatataaaatatgtcattTATATTTGATGCTTTAAGATTTCTTATAGAACATGAACCATGGTACAATAAAtcatttaataataacaaactgagattatatttagaaatattttttcaatttatgagcgtattttttttttctttttttttaagataaaattGCTCAGGATATCCGTGATGAAATTAAACGACTGCACCGTTGTAAACGTCTTCAATTCCCATCGTCTAACGTAGATGGTATGCAACAGGACTCAGAATCGAGCGGTTCCGAAATGGGTGCCGATAGTCCACGTCGTCCTGACACCCCACCGAGTTTGGTGCGTAATCCAGAGAAAGCGCTTTTTACATTCAAGCAAGTTCAATTAATATGCGAACGTATGCTTAAGGAGAGAGAAGACGAGATACGTGAAAATTATAATGCTGTGCTGACTACAAAGCTCGCCGAACAGTATGATGCTTTCGTAAAATTCACTTATGACCAGATACAAAGGCGCTATGAAGCCACACCAAGCTGTGAGTAGAAATTTCCATTTATACTATAtccattcaaaattaaatactttagtATCTGATAGTGAAcagtaaaattgtttattatattttttgtatatttatgacTATTCTTGCAACGCGTATGCACATTATGAATTCGTAGACTTATGTATTTAAAGTCAGGATCAATgatgctaattttttttattttgtttacttttattattgctTGATTATTTTGAAcgaaaaaatttgaagttttttacttCAAGTCTGAATCTGAAAAGGTCAGTATTTTTTGCTGAATATTCAAAGTAAGAAATAATTGTTGATGAGTGCAACATTTGGTACACCACACtccatttacaatttttattgcaaGCTAGATATTTGTTACAACAAcatttattataaacatatgtCGAAACCTGTGTGGATCTCCtcgattttaatttattactctTTCTAgtgtataatataattatttgaaaacccAAATGAAAACATAATCGTTTGAAAGTCGTTATACcgtaaaatgtttttcaaatattggaGTGAACCAACGAATTATTTATTCAACATTCTTTTTTTGTCGCGTCagataattttttcgtttgctggattaatttttttttctaattttttgtttgcagctgcttgttatttaaataattaataaaaagctgCGGTTTATAATTATGTCTAAATAATACATTATTCATTAATTatgttcttttatatatttttttcagatctTTCATAATCGGACCTCAAGCGCACTGCATTACTAGTCGCTAAGATTTCATCGCGTATATACAACACTTTCTGTATTTATGCATTTTGTTGGagaaacaataatataaaactgaaattctCATCATAACTTAaaacattaacttaaataaaagcaCTGAATGCGAATAAGAtgaaaagataaatataaaaagatcaTTATAACAATCGCCTAAAGgataaaaatattcaactttTCATATATTCTGgcatattttaatttctgcTCAAACATATAAGTTTTTTTGTCATAgtcgaaataaaatatacatttaagtaaattagcatCTTAGTAACATAATTTCTAATGTTCTGTAAAAATCTATTGCGAACTTCAAACTGTACTTTATTTTCAACTATGACTTGGCCTTCCaactaaacaaatttaataaactttcctCAAGACACTGCATTAATTacgattcaatatttttaacacatacatacatatgtagatatcgTTCAATATTTGAAAGCGTATGTATATTTGGTTGATTTTGAGAATGaactaatttttcatttgtagagtttgttatacaattttaataagaCTTTATTGAGGAATAATTCATGCTATAACTGAATGGTATGGGATAAAAGCTAAACTATTCCTGTCGGAATGTGATTGCTTTTGATTCAATGCCTTctgctatatatagtatattaaaatatatatatatgtatgtatttatattatatacataatataaatatatatataataatataaatatagttgCAAATGACAATTGAGTA from Bactrocera tryoni isolate S06 chromosome 5, CSIRO_BtryS06_freeze2, whole genome shotgun sequence includes these protein-coding regions:
- the LOC120777933 gene encoding akirin, giving the protein MACATLKRTLDWEALNQRPTKRRRCNPLGQTTGNGSSPSRSSVASTLYDNVQSPSGSRISKEPQPNPFTETNLTKISPDKIAQDIRDEIKRLHRCKRLQFPSSNVDGMQQDSESSGSEMGADSPRRPDTPPSLVRNPEKALFTFKQVQLICERMLKEREDEIRENYNAVLTTKLAEQYDAFVKFTYDQIQRRYEATPSYLS